A DNA window from Helianthus annuus cultivar XRQ/B chromosome 15, HanXRQr2.0-SUNRISE, whole genome shotgun sequence contains the following coding sequences:
- the LOC110912673 gene encoding dolichyl-diphosphooligosaccharide--protein glycosyltransferase subunit 1A, whose amino-acid sequence MSSFRFDLLVLLVFSMHFAPALSDLVISKLDRRIDLTSQIVRVTLTFKVENTGTDPVSEVSLTFPEHQANNLALLAAVSTEGKGKTRGAATNLPIKIKQPDDSPPSLIWYAASLPKELGKGESLNIDVLAVFTHVLRPFPEKITQAESQLFLFQDSAHFTSPYNVKVQSLTVKLPSESVESYTKLENTKFSGSEIKYGPYEKLAAFSYSPVIVHFPSNKPFVVAKELVREIEISHWGNVQVTEHYNIIHGGARSTGEFSRLDFQARPHVRGASAVRNLIAMLPPRAHSIYYRDAIGNISTSNIYADSSKTLVELEPRYPMFGGWKTCFTIGYGLPLQDYLFQLGGTRFLNITFGSPMNDVLVENLTLKVVLPEGSRDISVSVPFPVKQSQETTFSHLDIAGRPTVVVEKVNVVPEHNQYFQVHYKFSNLSLLTEPLMLICGFFSLFVACIIYMHADFTISKSSASYIAKLQWDEVQGTIQQLQDIINRCLLIHDKLEASLRELSRTGDVQASKAVRKSADALLKDFSKESKPLLAILQSSPQAAHILPKVEELVVKERDLQEKIMLKHTMVVDSYEKKSGGRDIENRVATVQQKISVLKQEVDDLLEFIEDI is encoded by the exons ATGAGTAGCTTTCGATTTGATCTGCTCGTTTTACTAGTATTTTCCATGCATTTTGCCCCTGCACTTTCCGATCTGGTCATCTCCAAGCTTGATCGACGG ATTGATCTGACTTCACAGATTGTGCGGGTGACATTGACCTTTAAG GTGGAGAATACGGGTACTGATCCAGTTTCGGAGGTATCTTTGACCTTTCCCGAACACCAAGCAAATAATTTAGCACTTTTGGCTGCTGTTAGTACCgaaggaaaaggaaaaacaaGAGGTGCAGCTACCAATCTACCAATCAAGATCAAACAGCCTGATGATTCACCGCCATCGTTAATTTGGTATGCTGCATCTCTGCCCAAGGAACTGGGTAAAGGAGAAAGCTTAAACATCGATGTTTTGGCGGTTTTCACCCATGTGCTGCGACCATTTCCCGAGAAAATCACTCAAGCTGAATCCCAGCTCTTCTTATTCCAGGATAGTGCACATTTTACATCGCCGTATAATGTTAAGGTCCAGTCGCTTACTGTTAAACTTCCAAGTGAAAGTGTCGAATCTTATACAAAACTTGAAAACACCAAGTTTTCTGGCTCGGAGATTAAGTATGGTCCTTATGAGAAACTTGCTGCTTTTTCATACTCGCCGGTAATTGTACATTTTCCAAGTAACAAGCCGTTTGTGGTAGCAAAAGAGCTGGTGAGAGAAATAGAAATCTCACATTGGGGCAATGTACAAGTGACTGAACATTATAACATAATCCATGGTGGTGCTCGGAGCACGGGTGAATTTTCAAG GCTGGACTTCCAGGCGAGACCACATGTGCGAGGTGCATCAGCTGTTAGAAATCTTATTGCCATGTTACCACCAAGAGCCCATTCTATCTACTACAGAGATGCCATTGGCAATATTTCAACGTCTAATATATATGCCGATTCAAGCAAA ACACTAGTCGAACTTGAACCTCGATATCCTATGTTTGGTGGTTGGAAAACTTGTTTCACCATCGGTTATGGTTTACCCCTTCAAGACTACCTGTTTCAGTTAGGGGGGACCCGCTTCTTAAATATTACTTTTGGTTCACCCATGAATGACGTGCTCGTAGAAAACCTTACGTTaaag GTTGTTTTGCCTGAAGGGTCAAGAGATATATCTGTTTCAGTTCCATTTCCTGTAAAACAGTCACAAGAG ACAACATTTTCTCACTTGGATATTGCTGGTAGACCCACAGTTGTGGTGGAAAAGGTTAATGTCGTGCCAGAGCATAACCAATATTTCCAG GTTCACTACAAGTTCAGCAATCTTTCGTTACTTACAGAACCGTTGATGTTAATATGTGGGTTTTTCTCCCTATTTGTTGCTTGCATCATCTATATGCATGCCGACTTCACCATCTCAAAGTCTTCTGCTTCATATATAGCAAAACTGCAATGGGATGAG GTGCAGGGTACTATTCAGCAGCTTCAAGATATTATCAATCGATGTCTATTAATCCATGATAAGCTAGAAGCTTCACTCAGAGAACTTTCTAGAACGGGTGATGTACAAGCTAGTAAAGCAGTCCGCAAGTCCGCTGACGCTTTATTGAAGGATTTTTCCAAAGAATCAAAGCCCCTTTTGGCTATCCTACAATCTTCCCCACAAGCTGCACATATATTACCCaag GTGGAAGAGTTGGTTGTGAAGGAGAGAGATTTACAAGAAAagattatgctaaaacacacaatGGTGGTGGACTCTTATGAGAAAAAATCCGGGGGACGGGATATTGAAAACCGTGTAGCTACAGTCCAGCAAAAGATCTCTGTGTTAAAGCAAGAAGTTGACGATCTTCTTGAGTTTATTGAAGATATTTAA